DNA from Lentibacillus amyloliquefaciens:
TAACAACCTCCCCCATCATTTTTCTAAAACGATTGACGGACACAAGGCTGAATTTCGTATGACTGATGAAGGCACGCTGATGAAAGGATGTGTCAATTGGCGTAATGTTAAAAACAAAACTGAACAATTCTGTATATACGGCTATCCGGCCAAATGAAAAAGGTGTGACGTTTATTTCAGTTCTTTTCATGATCAGTATTATCTTTACGACGATTCCTTTTACCGTCTATCTTGTTAAAGCAGTGGATGTCACTTCGAATTATGATGCATTATCAGTGCAGCAATTTTTCTTTTACATGCGCGACGAAGTTATTTCAGCGTCTGATTTAACAATCGAAACAAGCAAACTGACACTGGAGCAGCCTGATGGATCAACAGCAACTTTGGAAAAATCTGATGACCGTATTGTACGACGGCTCAATAATGGCTTTGAGATTTATTTGCGGGATGTTCAGGATGTAACATTCACATCTTCTTCATATGGCGTGCATGCGTCAATTACAACAATAAATGGTGATCAGTATGAAAAATCCATTGTCTACTATAACTAATCAGCAAGGCTTTATCCTTCCTTATGTTCTGTTTTTCATAGCTCTGTCATTGATTATTGTTACTTCAACTGTCCACCTATACCAAAATGAGATTCATATCACAGAAAACCAGACAGAACAAATCAAAATCGAAACATTATTTCAAATGGCCCGAACACAGGCCAAGGAATCGATTAGAACTGCATCTGAAACAAATGATACCATGTCTTACACTTTTCCCTATGGGGATGTTCTCGTGGAATACGGGAAACTTAACGACCACGAGTATCGATTGCTTTTTACGATTGAAACAGACTCCGGCGCTAAGCACGTTGTTAACGATCAGATTTT
Protein-coding regions in this window:
- a CDS encoding competence type IV pilus minor pilin ComGF, whose product is MLKTKLNNSVYTAIRPNEKGVTFISVLFMISIIFTTIPFTVYLVKAVDVTSNYDALSVQQFFFYMRDEVISASDLTIETSKLTLEQPDGSTATLEKSDDRIVRRLNNGFEIYLRDVQDVTFTSSSYGVHASITTINGDQYEKSIVYYN
- the comGG gene encoding competence type IV pilus minor pilin ComGG, with protein sequence MKNPLSTITNQQGFILPYVLFFIALSLIIVTSTVHLYQNEIHITENQTEQIKIETLFQMARTQAKESIRTASETNDTMSYTFPYGDVLVEYGKLNDHEYRLLFTIETDSGAKHVVNDQIFYQSE